A genomic stretch from Spodoptera frugiperda isolate SF20-4 chromosome 14, AGI-APGP_CSIRO_Sfru_2.0, whole genome shotgun sequence includes:
- the LOC118279367 gene encoding facilitated trehalose transporter Tret1, with product MAGSRERLLYERRPDYEYEYEFRRRYEPYDRETNRYRQERRRDVHDRPRRKNGYVYEDIYSDFDEAQGRLSLFRPIRPEYLNLPTTYDIKYNSLPRNYYNYEDRNNRRYKKDHYDFRIENERRTRESYESYRKAIETRPKETNPKKPLQPTINLTSNSTKTNLNAPTNSSLKQPKNVAVCKPHRISDKSARYWTTDPPERGRARPKKPEEAKKNVKFSEVSGCNRKMVVDDPICGRKLVPVRELEVSLDQMIQNGYFEKHNIPISRPVGGDAKEEIKGAAGNSLPNGKCLSGAGGKEHQAPRKIRHLPQVLAALAVSLAPFSAGLGKGYSSPAIASLQGPGANATRRDFQLTDQQASWLASLSFLGALFGGMAGGAAMRHGRRRVLSLAAAPCSLSWLLTTVATSVRMMCITAFLGGFCCSILTMLSQVYISEISVPDIRGCLSAVLKIVGHLGVLFSFTIGAYLDWQQLALCISAAPLLLFCTVLYIPETPSYLVLTGKDEEAYKSLLWLRGPNSDVAQELATIRTNVLASKNFSQRQSQMSGSQLINSLDVRTMNRLLGPILVTCGLMMFQRFSGAHAFSFYAVPIFRKTFGGMNPHGAAIAVSFVQLLASCLSGLLIDTVGRLPLLIVSSVLMSMALAGFGSYAYYEEVHRNQRIQNVMFHQTIGQNDWIPLLCVLVFTIAFSLGMSPISWLLIGELFPLEYRAFGSAMATAFSYLCAFVGVKTFVDFQQTLGLHGAFWLYASISVGGLCFVVCCVPETKGKDLDEMDPNYVQSLSPKR from the exons ATGGCCGGCTCCCGCGAGAGATTGCTCTATGAAAGGAGGCCTGATTACGAATATGAATACGAATTCAGACGGCGATATGAACCGTACGATAGAGAGACCAATCGATACAGGCAGGAGAGGCGGCGAGATGTACACGACCGGCCGCGCCGCAAGAACGGCTATGTGTACGAAGATATATACTCCGACTTCGACGAGGCACAAGGTCGGCTCTCCCTGTTCAGGCCTATTAGGCCCGAGTACTTGAACCTCCCCACCACTTACGACATCAAATACAATTCACTGCCAAGAAACTATTACAACTATGAAGACAGAAACAATCGGAGGTACAAGAAGGACCATTACGACTTTAGAATCGAAAACGAGAGGCGAACGCGGGAATCTTATGAATCTTATAGGAAAGCTATCGAGACTAGACCAAAAGAGACTAATCCAAAGAAACCTTTACAACCGACAATTAATTTAACGAGTAATTCTACTAAAACTAACTTGAACGCTCCAACGAATTCTAGTTTGAAGCAACCGAAAAACGTGGCGGTTTGTAAACCGCACCGAATATCTGATAAGAGTGCTCGCTATTGGACGACGGACCCGCCCGAGCGGGGCCGAGCTCGTCCGAAGAAGCCCGAGGAGGCGAAAAAGAACGTGAAATTTTCCGAGGTGTCGGGCTGTAACAGAAAGATGGTGGTTGACGATCCCATTTGCGGGAGGAAATTAGTTCCAGTAAGAGAATTGGAGGTTTCCTTGGACCAAATGATACAGAACGGTTATTTTGAGAAGCACAACATTCCGATATCGCGGCCGGTGGGCGGGGACGCGAAGGAAGAGATAAAGGGCGCGGCTGGCAACAGCCTGCCGAACGGGAAGTGCTTATCGGGCGCCGGCGGGAAGGAACATCAGGCGCCGAGAAAAATTAGACATCTGCCGCAG GTGCTAGCAGCTCTAGCAGTGTCCCTGGCCCCGTTCTCAGCAGGGCTGGGCAAGGGGTACAGCTCTCCCGCTATAGCGTCCCTGCAGGGACCGGGGGCCAACGCCACCAGGAGAGACTTCCAGCTCACTGACCAACAGGCTTCGTGGCTTGCTTCCCTGTCGTTTTTAG GCGCTCTATTCGGCGGCATGGCCGGTGGTGCTGCCATGCGCCACGGTCGCCGCCGCGTGCTGTCCCTAGCGGCCGCGCCCTGCAGCCTGTCCTGGTTGCTCACCACCGTGGCCACTTCTGTCAGGATGATGTGCATCACCGCCTTCTTGGGAGGATTCTGCTGTTCTATATTGACTATGCTGTCGCAA GTGTACATCAGTGAGATATCAGTGCCGGACATCCGCGGCTGCCTCAGCGCTGTGCTCAAGATAGTCGGCCATCTTGGCGTCCTGTTCAGTTTCACCATCGGTGCCTATCTCGACTGGCAACAGCTCGCACTCTGTATATCCGCAGCCCCTCTACTGCTCTTCTGCACCGTTCTGTACATACCGGAGACACCGAGCTACCTCGTCCTTACAGGGAAAGATGAAGAAGCATACAAAAGCCTCCTCTGGCTACGTGGCCCCAACTCCGACGTCGCCCAGGAACTGGCCACGATCCGCACCAACGTCCTTGCTAGCAAGAACTTCAGCCAACGACAGAGTCAAATGTCAGGGAGTCAACTCATCAACTCCTTAGATGTAAGGACCATGAACCGGCTCTTAGGACCAATACTAGTGACATGCGGTCTTATGATGTTTCAACGATTTTCTGGAGCGCATGCGTTTTCGTTTTACGCTGTGCCGATATTTAGGAAGACTTTTGGTGGCATGAACCCTCATGGAGCCGCTATTGCTGTCTCCTTCGTCCAACTCCTCGCGTCTTGTCTGTCCGGCTTGCTTATTGACACTGTTGGTCGTCTTCCTTTACTGATCGTCAGTTCAGTTCTGATGTCTATGGCGCTCGCAGGGTTCGGGAGTTACGCTTACTATGAAGAGGTGCACCGCAATCAGAGAATTCAGAACGTAATGTTCCACCAGACTATAGGACAGAATGATTGGATCCCATTGCTTTGTGTGCTAGTGTTCACGATTGCTTTTTCTTTGGGCATGAGTCCTATATCGTGGCTGTTGATTGGAGAGTTGTTCCCGTTGGAGTACAGGGCGTTTGGCAGTGCGATGGCGACGGCATTCAGCTACCTCTGCGCCTTCGTTGGCGTCAAGACGTTCGTAGATTTCCAACAGACGCTAGGGTTGCACGGGGCATTTTGGTTGTACGCCTCTATAAGTGTGGGAGGGCTTTGTTTCGTGGTCTGCTGTGTCCCAGAAACTAAAGGTAAGGACTTGGACGAGATGGATCCAAACTACGTTCAAAGTTTGTCGCCGAAAAGGTAA